One Campylobacter sputorum genomic window, CTAAAGAAGCTATTATAATCAGCAATTTTCTCATTTTACGAGAATTTGAACCATCATCTTTGTCATCTAAAACCAAGTCTTTTAATTCGTTGTTTTCTTCCATATTTTCTCCTTTTTACATATGCTTAGCCCAAGAAGCTCCGCGTTCTTTTTGATAAAGCTCATAAGGTAGTGTAAGTATATTAAATTCTTTAGGAACATCAAGAGTTGGAAAAACTTTCCACTCTTTCATCATTTTGGCATTTAAGAGCATAGAAAGTCTATTTGCAATCTGGCAACCCTCTTCAAAAGTAGTATGTCCTTTGTGTATATAAAGGTGTAGATGTCCTGGTGTCTTTGTAGTATAAGCTGTAAAATTCATATATCCTTCTTCTCTAAAAAGAAGCTGCGCTCTGTGCCAAAATCTATCTGGCATTCTGCCGTTATAATCAAAGACTATATTTTCAACTTTATTAAATTTATTTATCAAAGAATGAGCTACTGTGATTTCATTGTTTAAATGTTTTTGCATGATATTAAAATCAAGTGGTTCATCAATACGCTCAAATTTATCAAAAAATACTCTACCTTTATATTCTGTTTTTTGAACTATCGTATCTCTTTTGATATAATAATGGTCTTTTATTATCTTTATAAGCGCAAGATCTATTGTTTGCATTAAAACATAGCCTTGTCATATATTATAAATTTAGAAGCCAATTCTTCTAGCTCTTTTCTTATATTTTGTTGCAAAGATTCATTTGTTATATCATCTAAAACATCAGCTATTTTATTTGCTATAAACTCAAATTCTTTTTCTTTCATACCTCTTGCTGTTAGAGCAGGGCTTCCTATGCGGATACCACTTGTTACAAATGGACTTCTTGTTTCTCCTGGAACTGTGTTTTTATTTACTGTAATTCCAGCATTTCCTAAAGCATGATCAGCATCTTTTCCGCTAAAAGATTTATTTAAAAAGCTTACCAAGATTAAGTGATTGTCTGTTCCGCCACTTACTAAATCATATCCTCTTTTCATCATTACATTGCCAAGCATTTTAGCATTTGCTTTTACTTGTTTTGCATATACTTTCCATTCATCGCTAAGGTTGTGTTTGAAACCAACCGCTTTTGCTGCTATAACATGCATAAGTGGTCCACCTTGGATTCCTGGAAATATACTTGAGTTTACTTTTTTTGCTATTTCTTCATCATTTGTCATGATTATACCGCCTCTTGGGCCTCGTAAAGTTTTATGAGTTGTTGAACTTACAACATGACAATGTGGGAATGGACTCTGGTGCTCTCCTGCTACAACCAAACCGGCTATGTGTGCAACATCTGCAAAAAGATACGCACCAACACTATCTGCAATACTTCTAAATTTAGCAAAATCAATCTCTCTTGCATAAGCACTTGCACCACAAACTATCATTTTTGGTTTAACAATTTGTGCTATTTCTTGGACTTTATCATAATTGATTCTTCCGTCTAACTCAACGCCGTAAAAAAAGCTCTCATAGTATTTTCCACTACTTGAAACTTTTGCTCCATGTGTTAAATGTCCGCCATGGCTTAAATCCATTCCTAATATTTTGTCGCCTGGTTTCAAAAGTGCCCCGTAAACTCCTTGATTTGCTTGACTTCCTGAGTTTGGTTGTACATTTGCAAAATTGCAATTAAAAAGTTTTTTACATCTTTGTATAGCTATTTCTTCGATACCATCTACAAATTCACAACCACCATAGTATCTCTTTCCTGGATATCCTTCGGCGTATTTGTTTGTAAATATCGAACCCATAACTTCCATAACATCTGGATAAGTGAAGTTTTCACTAGCTATCATCTCTAGCCCATAGGTCTGTCTTTTTAACTCTTTATTTGCAAGATCAAAAATTTCTTTATCAAATTGCTCTAAATTTGACATTATTGCTCCTTTTGTAAATCTGAATCTAAATTTTTTATTGGTTTCATTGCAGGAAAAAGTATAACATCTCTTATAGATACTTTATCTAACAACAACATAACAAGTCTATCAATTCCAAGCCCCCAACCAGCTGTTGGTGGCATGGCATAACCTAATGCTTTTACATAATCTTCATCCATCTCATGTGCTTCATCATCGCCAGCGTTTTTTGCATCAATTTGAGCTTTAAATCTATCGTATTGATCAAGTGGATCATTAAGTTCATTGAATGCATTTGCAAGCTCTCTTCCTGCTATAAATAACTCAAATCTTTCTGCAATATTTGAATCTTTATCGCTTCTTCTTGAAAGAGGACTAATGGATATTGGAAAATCAATTATAAATGTTGGATTTATAAGTTTATCTTCTACATAGTTATCAAAAAGCTCAGCTTGCAAGTGTCCTAAATCAAGCTTATCATTTGCCTCAAATCCATCTTGTCTTAGTTTTTGGAGTATTTTTTCTTTATCATTTATAATCTCTTTTGAAATTCCGCCAATATTACTAAGTGCATCAAGATATTTAATTCTAGCAAAAGGTTTTGAGAAGTCAATATCTTTTCCATCGAATTTTATAATTTTTTCTAGATTTAATTTATCTAAAAGTTCTTTAAAAAGCTCTTCTGTTAAATCCATTACTTCAAAATAATCGTGCCAAGCCCAGTAAAACTCAATGCTAGTAAACTCAGGATTGTGTGTTAAATCCATACCTTCGTTTCTAAAACAGCGATTTATTTCAAAAACGGCTTCCATTCCACCAACAACTAGCCTTTTTAAGTATAATTCAGGCGCTATTTTTAAGTATCTATCTACATCTAAGGCATTATGATGAGTTATAAAAGGTTTTGCATTAGCTCCACCTGCTATAGGGTGCATCATAGGTGTTTCAACTTCTAAAAAACCTCTTTCTTCAAAAAATCTTCTAATTATCTTAATGATAAAAGATCTTTTTTCAAAAGTTTCCCTAACTTCTGAGTTCATTATCATATCAAGATATCTTTGACGATATCTCATTTCTTTATCTGTTAAGCCATGAAATTTCTCAGGAAGTGGCGATATACTTTTGGAAGCTAAAGTTATGTCACTGGCATGTAAGCTAAATTCTCCAGTTTTAGTTATAAATGCATAGCCTTTTACTGTTATTATATCCCCAACTTCTATATTTTTTTTACTAAAAGAGTATTTTTCCTCGCCAATACTATCTCTTGAAAAATAGATCTGAATATTTCCGCTTTGATCTTCAATATTTGCAAAAGTTGATTTTCCAGCAACTCTTTTTAGTTTTACTCTTCCAGCTAATGTAACTGAGTTTTCTTCACTCTCTCTTTTTTCTTCTAAATTTTGAATATGTATAAATTTTTCTTTAAATTCGCATATATTCATATCTTTTTTTAAAAAATGCGGATATGGATTTATACCGATATCATTTATATCTTTTATTTTTTGTATTCTTTGTTCTTCAAATTGTGTATCAAAAATCACTTATTACCTCTCTTTTTTTGGCAGTTTTTACATATTCCATATAACTGCATAATATGACCCGTAAGTTCAAAACCATGCTCTTTTGCTATAGCAATTTGTCTTTTTTCTATGGTTGCATCTTCAAATTCTATTATAAGACCACAATGTTTGCATATCATATGATCATGGTGCGGTTTTGTAGCAAGTTCAAATTTTTTACCCTGCGATCCAAAAGTAATTGTAGTTACCATTTCAGCTTCTTCTAATAAATTTAAAGTTCTATAAACAGTAGCTATGCCCAAGTTTAATTCAGGGTGTTTTTCTTTTATAAGCAAATATATCTTTTCTGGGGTGAAGTGTTCATCGGATTTATAGAGAGTTTTTACTAAAATTTCTCTTTGTTTTGTAAATTTAAGACCATTTTCCTTTAAAATTTTTTTGAAATTATCAATAAGTGTGTCGTATTCTATATTTTCTATCAACATTATTTCTCCTTGGTTAGGTTTTGATCATAATACAAACTTATATTATCATCTAGAGTTAAATTTTGATCATCTAAATTTTGTATTTTAATATTCAAATCATCTTTTATTTTGTCTATATTTATGTTCATTATCCATTTTCCGCATTCAAGCATTGTTTCGTATACTACACTTCCTCTAAGAATTGGCTCTATTTTTAAATTTAACACATATATGTTTGTAATAACCACAAATATTACAGAAAATATCAAAAAAACTTTAGCACAACCAAATACAAGACCGCCAAGCCTATCAAAAAAGCCTAAGGCACTTACTCTTATAAATTTTGTAAGTATATTTCCAATTATCAAACAAGCTAACCAAAAAACTATAAAAGAGGCTATAAAAGCTATAAATGATAGCATTTGTTTATTGTCTGTTTGATATAAATATGTGCTTATAAGTTCTTGTGCACCATCAAATCTAGTGGCAAATATAAGACCACCTATGATACCAATTAGTCCAAAAATTTCTTTTATAAGACCATTTATAGCACCTTTTATGCCAACTAGTATAATTATACCAAGTATTATTGCATCAAACCAATTAACTACGCTCATATGTTTTCCATTAATGCTTTTAGCTCATTTGGGCTTGTTGAGTATCTTAAAGCTATCTCTTTTGATATTTGTCTTGCTTTTAATAATTTTATCATATTTTGAGTTTGTGTTACCATTCCGCTTTCAATCTGACCTAATTGCATTTGAGAATAAATTTGATGAATTTTATTTTCTCTAATCAAATTTGAAATAGCTGAGTTATTTATAAGAATTTCATGACAAACAGCTCTACCTTCACCAATTTTTGGAATTAGTGCTTGAGATATTACAGTCGTAAGCGATATAGAAAGCATACTTCTAATTTGAGCTTGTTTCCCAGCTTCAAAGCTATCTATTATTCTGTTTATTGTTTGCATAGCCGAGTTTGTATGTAGTGTTCCAAGGACTAGATGTCCAGATTCTGCTGCTGTTATAGCTATGGAAATAGTTTCTTCGTCTCTAAGCTCACCTATTAGAATGATATCTGGATCTTGCCTTAGGGCATATTTTAAAGCATTTTTATAGCTATGTGTATCTGTGCTGATATTTCTATGTGAAAAAATAGCTCTTTTGTTTTTATGTATAAACTCAACTGGATCTTCTATAGTTATTATATGTTTTCGGTATTTTAAATTTATCTCATTTAGCATAGCTGCTAGTGTGGTCGATTTTCCAGATCCAGTTGGTCCACTAACCAATATAAGCCCTTTTTCTCTTTTTATGACATCTTTTAAAATGCTTGGTGCTTTTATATCGTCCAAAGAAGGTATTTCCAATGGGATTATACGAAAGGCTGCTGCCATATTGCCATTTCCTGTATAATAATAATTACCTCTAAATCTACCTATATTAGGAAGTTCTATGACAAAATCAAGTTCTTTTTGTTCTTCAAGTATACTTCTTTGTTCATCTGAAATTAATGCATAGCAAAGACTTTGTATATCTTTTCCATTTAATACTTGCAAATCTAGAGGTCTTAATGTCCCATCAACTCTAATTTGTGGTTCACTATCAGATACTAAATGTAGATCACTTGCTCTATGTGCTACAACTGTTCTTAGAAGTGTTTCTATATCAAAATCTAAGTTAAGCTCTTCCAAATTTAAATCCTTGTCATTCTATAATTTTTGGTACTACAAAAAAATTGCCATCACTATTTGGGTTATTTTTTAGTATAATTTCTATTGTATCTTGATCATTTTTAGGTTCGTCATTTCTTAGTATTAATCCATTGTTTACATTGTTTATTGTTTGCTCTACGCTATCTAAATCAAGTTCGTTTAAATTTTCTACAAACGATACAATTTCAGTAAGTTGTTTTGATATTTCTTGGCGTTTATCATCGCTTATTTTAAGAGAGCTTAGTTTCTCTAGCTTAGTAAATAAAGAGTCATTTATAGTCATATTTTACCTTAAATATTAAAAAATTGAAATTATTATAACACATTTATCTTTAACTTATGGCTGTTTTAAAATTATTTATGCTACAATCAAGCCAAAATTTTTATTAGCAAGGATTAGACATTGGCTTTAAAAGATAATTTACAGTCCATAAAATCAGAAATTAACTCTGAAGAGCAGTTTTTGGAAAATATGATAAAAGGTGAGAGATTTTTTCACAAGTATTTTAAATCTATAATCATAATATTAGTTGTAGCACTTAGTGCTTTTGTTATATATAAATTTGTTGAATACAAAAAAGAATCAGATATAATTAGCGCAAATGAAGCTTATAATAGGCTTTTTCAAAATAAAGAGCAAAAAGGCGATAAAGAACTATTAAAAGAAAAAGCACCATCTTTGTATGCAATGTATATTTTATCTGATACAA contains:
- a CDS encoding DUF1882 domain-containing protein, which translates into the protein MQTIDLALIKIIKDHYYIKRDTIVQKTEYKGRVFFDKFERIDEPLDFNIMQKHLNNEITVAHSLINKFNKVENIVFDYNGRMPDRFWHRAQLLFREEGYMNFTAYTTKTPGHLHLYIHKGHTTFEEGCQIANRLSMLLNAKMMKEWKVFPTLDVPKEFNILTLPYELYQKERGASWAKHM
- a CDS encoding serine hydroxymethyltransferase — its product is MSNLEQFDKEIFDLANKELKRQTYGLEMIASENFTYPDVMEVMGSIFTNKYAEGYPGKRYYGGCEFVDGIEEIAIQRCKKLFNCNFANVQPNSGSQANQGVYGALLKPGDKILGMDLSHGGHLTHGAKVSSSGKYYESFFYGVELDGRINYDKVQEIAQIVKPKMIVCGASAYAREIDFAKFRSIADSVGAYLFADVAHIAGLVVAGEHQSPFPHCHVVSSTTHKTLRGPRGGIIMTNDEEIAKKVNSSIFPGIQGGPLMHVIAAKAVGFKHNLSDEWKVYAKQVKANAKMLGNVMMKRGYDLVSGGTDNHLILVSFLNKSFSGKDADHALGNAGITVNKNTVPGETRSPFVTSGIRIGSPALTARGMKEKEFEFIANKIADVLDDITNESLQQNIRKELEELASKFIIYDKAMF
- the lysS gene encoding lysine--tRNA ligase — encoded protein: MFDTQFEEQRIQKIKDINDIGINPYPHFLKKDMNICEFKEKFIHIQNLEEKRESEENSVTLAGRVKLKRVAGKSTFANIEDQSGNIQIYFSRDSIGEEKYSFSKKNIEVGDIITVKGYAFITKTGEFSLHASDITLASKSISPLPEKFHGLTDKEMRYRQRYLDMIMNSEVRETFEKRSFIIKIIRRFFEERGFLEVETPMMHPIAGGANAKPFITHHNALDVDRYLKIAPELYLKRLVVGGMEAVFEINRCFRNEGMDLTHNPEFTSIEFYWAWHDYFEVMDLTEELFKELLDKLNLEKIIKFDGKDIDFSKPFARIKYLDALSNIGGISKEIINDKEKILQKLRQDGFEANDKLDLGHLQAELFDNYVEDKLINPTFIIDFPISISPLSRRSDKDSNIAERFELFIAGRELANAFNELNDPLDQYDRFKAQIDAKNAGDDEAHEMDEDYVKALGYAMPPTAGWGLGIDRLVMLLLDKVSIRDVILFPAMKPIKNLDSDLQKEQ
- a CDS encoding Fur family transcriptional regulator, with translation MLIENIEYDTLIDNFKKILKENGLKFTKQREILVKTLYKSDEHFTPEKIYLLIKEKHPELNLGIATVYRTLNLLEEAEMVTTITFGSQGKKFELATKPHHDHMICKHCGLIIEFEDATIEKRQIAIAKEHGFELTGHIMQLYGICKNCQKKRGNK
- a CDS encoding CvpA family protein; its protein translation is MSVVNWFDAIILGIIILVGIKGAINGLIKEIFGLIGIIGGLIFATRFDGAQELISTYLYQTDNKQMLSFIAFIASFIVFWLACLIIGNILTKFIRVSALGFFDRLGGLVFGCAKVFLIFSVIFVVITNIYVLNLKIEPILRGSVVYETMLECGKWIMNINIDKIKDDLNIKIQNLDDQNLTLDDNISLYYDQNLTKEK
- a CDS encoding type IV pilus twitching motility protein PilT — its product is MEELNLDFDIETLLRTVVAHRASDLHLVSDSEPQIRVDGTLRPLDLQVLNGKDIQSLCYALISDEQRSILEEQKELDFVIELPNIGRFRGNYYYTGNGNMAAAFRIIPLEIPSLDDIKAPSILKDVIKREKGLILVSGPTGSGKSTTLAAMLNEINLKYRKHIITIEDPVEFIHKNKRAIFSHRNISTDTHSYKNALKYALRQDPDIILIGELRDEETISIAITAAESGHLVLGTLHTNSAMQTINRIIDSFEAGKQAQIRSMLSISLTTVISQALIPKIGEGRAVCHEILINNSAISNLIRENKIHQIYSQMQLGQIESGMVTQTQNMIKLLKARQISKEIALRYSTSPNELKALMENI
- the gatC gene encoding Asp-tRNA(Asn)/Glu-tRNA(Gln) amidotransferase subunit GatC, producing MTINDSLFTKLEKLSSLKISDDKRQEISKQLTEIVSFVENLNELDLDSVEQTINNVNNGLILRNDEPKNDQDTIEIILKNNPNSDGNFFVVPKIIE